Within Alteromonas sp. LMIT006, the genomic segment GAGTGGTTCTTGCTAATGACTTCTATAGATACAATACTTGATGTCACTTGGGTTCGGTATATCACATTGAGTTCACTCAACTTTTCTATCTTTACCGGACGATGCACGTTTCTTTCGTTCCACTTGAACATAAACCGTATCTGTTGTCGCACTGCTCGCATGCCCCAAATCCTCAGATAGATCTTTAAGTGGTCTATCGCGCTCAATTTCCATACTAGCACCAGTGTGACGCAAATAATGAGTGCTGGCTTCTTGTAGTTTTTGTGCTGCATTGAGCCCTTGCTCAGCCTTCATTCGAGTGAACGCAGCATCAAAAATCTCTTGGATTAAACGGGCAATATGACGCCCAGTCAAACCGCCTCGACCGCGAATTTTTTCTACCAATAGCGTTTGTTCACCACGTGACGGCAAAGGTGATAGACCTCGCCATTCACGATAGCGAGAAAGAAATGGCAAATAGCTTTGCGGCACAGTGATATCGCGTATTTTTTTGCCTTTTCCGTAGGCTTTAAACCACCAATTATTACTGTCATCTAACCAAAAATGACTCATCAAAGGTGTCCAATCTTTGCGTTCTGATAACTCAGATAAACGTAAAAATAAGGTTTTCATCGTGGCAATGATAAATAAATGTCTCTCATACAGTGCATCATCATCTGCCAACGCGACTGCTGTATCGAGTAAATATTGCCACTGATGTTCGGTTAACCGGCTGATATTTTTTACCTGACTGTCTTTAATCAAATGTTTGCAGTCGCGTTTTGCCAGTGGAACTGGATTACCAAAGCAAATCTCTTCGTCAATCAGATGCCGATACAATGCACTTAACGCAACAAATGTTGATGTTAACGTTTGTTGCGATGGACGATATTGTTTGATGTCTGGTGTGCGCGATTTATCGTGTTTAGGGGTAACCAAGCGAAATGGCGACCATTCTGTATTTGATTGATAATAACCTGATTGCAGTGTGAAACGGTCATTGAGCTGTGTATTTATCCAATCTAAAGGCGGTTGTACACAAAAATCGATATATCGCAGTATGTCAGCTTTGCGCAAATCGTCCAATGGACGTTGCTCATATAAAAATACC encodes:
- a CDS encoding tyrosine-type recombinase/integrase, which translates into the protein MPKPQPTPLYPTFSELQVMSLDDYPMLNDFVTSGPAWRVQHWHWCKDFLLYIGRNKSEHTYTRFRNDVEKFLLWVFLYEQRPLDDLRKADILRYIDFCVQPPLDWINTQLNDRFTLQSGYYQSNTEWSPFRLVTPKHDKSRTPDIKQYRPSQQTLTSTFVALSALYRHLIDEEICFGNPVPLAKRDCKHLIKDSQVKNISRLTEHQWQYLLDTAVALADDDALYERHLFIIATMKTLFLRLSELSERKDWTPLMSHFWLDDSNNWWFKAYGKGKKIRDITVPQSYLPFLSRYREWRGLSPLPSRGEQTLLVEKIRGRGGLTGRHIARLIQEIFDAAFTRMKAEQGLNAAQKLQEASTHYLRHTGASMEIERDRPLKDLSEDLGHASSATTDTVYVQVERKKRASSGKDRKVE